The Clavelina lepadiformis chromosome 1, kaClaLepa1.1, whole genome shotgun sequence genome segment cattttgcaaaatgcaCTCAATGACGCGGAGTCAAGATGTAGAAAGCCCATGATTGgtcagtttatttttttatattggaATGAGATCAGGAGTTCTTACTCTTCATCAGAAACACCTGCTACAATAAAGCCATTGtcggcttctggcttgtctaTTGAATTTACTGTGATTATTTTGTCATTACGAATTGATACCTGTCTCATTCACCAACCTTGTTGAGTTGAGCGTGTCTTTCTTCTCCTATCTAATTCATGGTGTGTTACTGTTTTCCTTTACTGGTTTATTGCTTTTGGGAATGGAAATGTTTTTCAGTTTACTTTGGCTTTGGATGTTTAACTTAATTAATTAGACCACATGCAACTTTAATTTGGTTATAACATTAAATATCTTAAAATTTAAGGAAGACGTTTTATTGTATTTCGGCACATCAGCAATTTTGATGTAAATGATATCGGTGTAGCTGGTTTTTTTGACTGCACATTTCATCTAAAACTTTCCATTTTTTTAGATCTTCAGCCTTCAGTACAGGGAGAAAGCATGTCTGTGGCCACTGAGTTTGAGGTTCGTTACGTGACAATACTTTGTGAAACAATTCGTTGATATTTTGATGAATTTCCGAAATAGTAATTTGATTTACTATATGATTTCAATGATACAGGTTCGTGCATTGAATGAAAAAATTGCccatttgaaaaaagtttggctgAGTCCGGGTTCAGCGGAAGATCTGAGAAGAGAATTGAAGGATGAGAAAGTGGGTTTAAGCTCAACTATAATCATCATCATGGACAAATTCtatgtttaatatttaatcATCGATTTTGATTGAACTTGTGACTTTGCAATACATCTTTATCTCGGCTTTCTTTTCATGAAGGACGCTCACTCACAGTTGATGAGAAGTCATTCTGATCTCAAAAAAGCAGCTCAAGTGATGAATGAAGAAAAGTCGTTATGGCAGCAGAAGTTAAGAAAATCAAAGTTGGAAGCAGAATCATCTGAGAATCATCTGTATGAAAAAATTGCccatttgaaaaaagtttggctgAGTCCGGGCTCAGCGGAAGATCTGAGAAGAGAATTGAAGGATGAGAAAGTGGGTTTAAGCTCAACTATAATCATCATCATGGACAAATTCtatgtttaatatttaatcATCGATTTTGATTGAACTTGTGACTTTGCAATACATCTTTATCTCGGCTTTCTTTTCATGAAGGACGCTCACTCACAGTTGATGAGAAGTCATTCTGATCTCAAAAAAGCAGCTCAAGTGATGAATGAAGAAAAGTCGTTATGGCAGCAGAAGTTAAGAAAATCAAAGTTGGAAGCAGAATCATCTGAGAATCATCTGTATGAAAAAATTGCccatttgaaaaaagtttggctgAGTCCGGGCTCAGCGGAAGATCTGAGAAGAGAATTGAAGGATGAGAAAGTGGGTTTAAGCTCAACTATAATCATCATCATGGACAAATTctatgtttaatattttatcatCGATTTTCATTGAACTTGTGACTTTGCAATACATCTTAATCTCGGCATTCTTTTCATGAAGGACGCTCACTCACAGTTGATGAAAAGTCATTCTGATCTCAAAAAAGCAGCTCAAGTGATGAAtgaagaaaagtttttatggCAGCAGAAGTTAAGAAAATCGAAGTTGGAAGCAGAATCATCTGAGGACGAAATTAAAAGACTTGATCAAGAGCTAAAGTCCCACCAAGGTCAGTTGATGCAAGCTCATTCTTTTTAAGATGAACTTCTCATTTCAGTTCTACTTACAACTTTATTAATATCAACCGAACTTTCATTGCTGATGCACAAAAccactttgtttttttgtagCAAAATATCGAGAACTTTCTTTAAGGAGTCATCAGCTCTTTTTTTCTCCTGGTACTCCGATCTTACGCAGAAAATCACAGGTGATTCGGTATTTTAACTTTACTCGGTACTCATACGCTGTTTCTAAGCTGCCCAATGATTTTTTTACAGGAATCTTTCAAAAGTCCACATCAAAAATACGACTCCCTGCTCAATGACTCTTTGGttcgaaaatatattttatagcCAATTTTTATCTACTTTTTTTATCTATTTAATTTAGTAATTGTGTGACTCGTGTTTGTAAAACATGCAAACTGTGCTTTCACTTAGTCTAATGCTTTTGTTGAAGGATCTCGCCATTGCGAAACGTTCAccaataaagaaaaatcaatTTCACACTTTGTTGGATGATGGTAATAAATTCCGCTTTAAGGACGTTAGCATTAGTAGTACAGTATATTGTCATTTCTCTGATCCacgtttgatttttatttcatggTTTTGTACCAGGCTGCCCGTTGCGAGGTGATATTAATGACAACATTGGACTCAGCAGAAACTACCTGAGCATGGAGACAAGTTTGTTGAATGAAAACAACATAGCACGTAGTGAGTACAATGAATATGATTATGTGCAATGACAGTTCCCTTTTGGTCTTTACTACTAGGGCAAAATTTTGCTGATTTGTTTTTGTCAATTGCTGGTCGCCTTTGGTAGAACTTCCAGCTGtgtaaaatgtatttaaatattgtttttcaatttgttcCGTTGCCGTTTTCTGAAGATGCTGGCAATGTTGTCAGTGACTCGATCATTTTTGATGACTCGGCAATTGTGGACAGTGGATCGTATGACTTGAGAATACAACCGACTGCTCGGCCGAGCTTGTTAGGTGACACTTCGTTAATTCTTAGTTTTGAATTCTCACGTCGTGAAATGTAGATTCTTTGATTGATATTACGGAGAAATGAATATTTCATGATCCTGGCATGTAgttgtaattaattttactCAATAGCGTGGTGGAATATTAGTAGTTCATAACATGATTCATTATTTTTAAGGATAGTTTTTCATGATTTggctttaaaatttatttgaacagCTGCTTACCATGGCGTCGCCGCATTTCTGTTCTTTGTtatgaaaagaaatatttgtaatCACAAGTGAGCTTTGAAAGTTTGGGGAGATAATTTCTATTATGCCaacaacttcaaaatggtaacaAGCTCCCAACATAACACCCGTATTTTAAGTATTACATTGAATGGTTATTATGTAATAAAGTACCTGGAGAATATTATCTTGTAAGGATAGTACAGACGTGCCTCATTTGAAAATGACAAAGTTTTGTGACAAGAAATATCTCAAATTCAGTCGCAGCGATCTCAGAATAGTAGGATGCACTCTATAAGCATGTCATTCTTCTCTTACCATCTTTATCTTCTGATATACAGCACACCCAGTCAATAAACTTTAGCACGAAGATTTCACCGACCGTGTTGCTTCAAACCTTCCTCTTTCATTCATGTGTACGTTCAAGATATGTCCATGATACTTACATCAGATCTTTTCTTATTTTGTAAACTTGGTTAGAAAGTATTCCATCTAACATCATTTTGACAAGCTGCCTGCTTTCAATGAGTAAACGAGCATGCAGTGATGTTCAGCCACTATTCTTACATCTCTGATTAAATATTCTAAAGTTTCATCTGTGCATCGGAAGCATGGCAGTGATTAACCCTGAGCTCAGCGATGCTCTGCAGTATTCTTTaaatgatttctatgtttagGGCTGCCCTTGCTTGAGGAACCGGATTATCCGAACACAAGCTGCTCCTTGCATCGGATTGCAGAACTTCAGGGGAGGAACGCAAAACAACTTCCTCATTTGAAGTCGTCTTACCCAATCGAAACTCAGGTAGATGTCATCATTTGTAACAAGTTAATCGGAAAATATGATCTTCACAATTTCACTGTACCTGCTTTACAAGTGCCAATAGATTTATTACTTGCTTGTAGCTTCCGATACATAACCTACTAGcaaataagttaaaatttaccaCAAATGACAAAGTTAGGGTTCCATGAGATTTTTAGTAAACATTGCTGCTATACGATCTGTTTTTAGTGGATAGAAAGTACTGTCCACAATGAAATAGAAAGAGCAGTAAGTATTTGCTGTTGTTTTCACACCGCTTGAAGTTGTTCTTTTGCAATTTGGGTTGTAACTAAGCTATCTTCTGACTCAAGTCGGAAGTCTTTGATAAAATATTCTTATCGCTTAAAACTCTTTGCTGTCTCAACTGCCACAAGACTCGTGTCGAGTCATTTAGACAATTGAATCGTGTTAAGTGACTCAAGTCGTTACAACACTGCACTCAGGTTCAATTTCTTGTTGTCTGCACCATCTCGCCACATCCACATTATTTATGGTTTGCTGGATCGTGATTTGAACTTTGCTAAACTTTTTGGAAATTCGATGTTCACTTACAGTTCTCCCTATAGGGAAAGACCCCTCGTCGATGTGATGAAGCGATCAGGGTTGGGAACGCAGACACCATTCTGCAGAGAATCAACCAGCTTAACACATCGGCGCAGAGCACATCAGCTGGTCTTTGTAAGGATTTTCATTCAAGGCGTAATCTCTGCTTGAAGATGGTAAAAAAATCATACCCATGTTGTGTATAATAATGAAGAAATTGCATTGCAGCACAAGACTTGCCTGGATATCGACCATCTGGCAGGCAAGCACTAACTAGAGGGAGAACGAAAAGAAAAATCGAAGCTTCTGAGAATTTTTCCCAAGTCAAGGTTTGTTCATTGCGACAAAAGTATTATAACCAAAGTAATTACATAAACATGTTTCTGTTGTTCAATAAATCTTTGCAGTCGACGTCAAACAATGTCGTTTGTTGCGTCATCATCGCATGTGAAAAGTAATCCAGAACATGCCCAGATGGGTTGTTGTGGAAACCTAGCATTGcctttcatatttttttttgcaaactgtaACTATTTTGACTCCAGTTGAATCCgttgaaaataacaaaacccAGTCTAGTGTTTGAGATACCTGTCACACCACCACCAGCAAAAAAGATAAAGGAGGAAAACAAACTCCCTGAATCTAACAGTGAGTTTCGTCTAAGATTGAACTTGTCAAaatttgaatattttcatttctaTCAGAATTTATTATTTCCATCTAGTACAATATTACGACATCTTTGCATGTCGTTCTACAATTGCTTAATGATTTGCtaatacaaatattttgcagttcCCTCCCGATCTGGTCAGAAAATGACAATCAAAAAAAGAACCCCGAGCTTAGTAAGGCCACGTTCTAGATTCTGTCTATCAACATCAGCCGTAAATATCCCtgataaataaatttctttgtttcagatGGATCGTGTGAGGAAGCCTCTGGGAAAGTTGCGGTTAAGAAAGTAAAACTCTCGCAGGCACTGCCTTTATTTTCTCTTCATTACTTTAATTAATAGTTATATTACCTTTGGCACTGTTCTTGTTGTTAATCGCACCcaagaaataaaatgtcatCGTGTTATTGGATATCTATGTCGTCTTTGTCAAATGTTTTCGCAGGAAATCTTTATTCCcatcaacaaacagttgtttctaaggtttgacttttaatcgacgtgtaggctttatttatttttcgctaagcAGGCCTACCAGTTAAAACACGGtacataaatttgtttttatttcaacacgACATGTGTATTGGTATAGTTGTAAAAGCGGCATCCGTGCCTTATAACGAACTGCgtagacgtttttgtaaataggttgaatcgacctagaCCCGAACAAAATAGGGTACATAACCGTTTACCACGACGTACAGGCCTATTCAGGAAAGCCCAAgtgttgaatcgtccgtgagttgaatcgtccagGGGTTGAATCGTCAGCAGGTTGGTTCGTCCGTAGgctgaatcgtccgaccaccctTTCTCTGAAAGGCATTGCAGATGAAGTCAAACAAACCTGAAATTGCGGCTGACTTTGCTGCCACCTGGCTATTGCTCGCACAAGCTGCGAAGGCATGTATGTCTTCTGGGTTTGGTATATGCAGAGATGGgtagtcggtactttgaaagtaccttCGGTAACGGTAGCGGTACTTggaaaaaaatgtaccgacggttccgatATTCGGtagtattttaaaaaagtagtccGGTACTTTTTCGGTAGGCTACTCAGTACGGGTACTTTTTGCATAAAAGTTGTTGctgcaaatttaatgttttccGCTATTATGTCCCCGGTAAAGATTACTCCAgttcaaaacatatgtgacgttaatcacTTGCAATTTTGCTTGACACTTCTcgattaaaaaagattaactgttgctaaaattagtattaagtgttaattaaaatgtatttttgaaaacacattAGTTAAACTtctgaaattatcacgtgaaaagtaacGAGTACCGGGTTCGactaaaatttcttgaaaaaagtaattcgttACAGAgatttggtaatttttttcaGAAGTATCTACAGTACCGGTATCGTTACTGAAAGAGTAACGATTGGTatttctaaaaagtgccgactgttttttctattgatttagcacaacCGCTTTAAATTTCCGTTTCAGAATCGGAGAGAGAGATTTTTAGATTAAAGTAGTGAAAATTTATGTGAGAAGATATCTGTTTCTATAGCAGCTTCATGTCGGATAGCGGGAATTATATTTTTCAGGATTAGAATAAACAAGGCCAAAGTGTACTTGCATTACTAAAAATATTGGTTTATCATCGGCCGCGTTGAATAGAAAACTCAATTTGGCTCCGTGGACCGCAAGTTGGTGGCctgacaaagtaaaaaaaaactgcgTAGGCTGCTTTCAAACTGGGGGTCTAACATGTGGTTGTTAATTCATCTCTGTTTTTCTCTGAAACTTTTTCTTCGTCGAGGAGAATTTCACCCAACTTAGACATGTatacttttctatttttaatgcTACTCAATAATAAGCAAAACgtgttgataaaaatattcaacttATGTGTTGCAGTAACACTTTGGCCTTTTTTGCTTACTACTTTTAAGCAAATCTTCGCAGCTCAACTATCAAGAAGCATTTAGATATTCCGTGACAAGACTATAAAAACTATATGTTTCCATTTAACTTTATTTGGCACTTTTGTATATACAACAACTGAATATATTTTCAGAAATACGCTTGCAGTTTTGAAGGCGTGTTTTATTCTACACATACAGTCTTCTACACTTTGTAAGCACATCAATATTACCTGGCAGATGACAAACTTAGGGTTCTGAATTGGTTTAGATTAGGTTGATACACGAACAAAAGCTGCAGCGATATAAGCGCGAAACACACTACAATGCAACTATACACAAAGCATATATGGTATGTATACTATGCTCTACAAGTCTATATCGGTCATAACCGCTCTGTACAAGTTGACCTACTTCAACAGGTCAAGTATTCTAAACGCAAAGACGTTTGCTGATGGTATGTATGGGTGATGAGTCGGATATATCTTGCAAATATTCCGATGGGAAAATCGTTTATGACGTGAGTGTTCCTGTCGCTATTGCCCCGAAATATCTGCAATGTATACGGTCAATAAGTAAACTTAGACTTAAAGTGTGAGATACATTGAACAGGGGTTCTCTTTGCTTTAACTATCTCATTGTTGTCAAAAAAAGGGTTGTGTATATGCTTACAAGGTCATTTCCATTCCTGTCTTTGACGATTCTCAAAGCATTGGTTGAGTTCCCATATGATATCTTGAAGCTGGTTAGCCATTCGTCATAATTTGGTCTTCCTTGAGTAACAACGGCGGTTAAGTATGTTGGCATTTTCAAGTCGACTTGAATCCATTGGCCCGGATGATCTGCACacagcaaaaaaatttgtacacGCATGAGTAAGTGATATTTTAATAGACAGTAAGAAAGATTATTTATAACTTATACgtaaataaataatgtatCATATGTAGTATGTTGTAGAAATACTTTTACTAAAAGTTCAAGGTTTCACATTTACCTGTAACTAACtaaatgtaggcctattcaCTTTCgtataattaattacaaataatttttcGTATAAAATGAGCCATGATACTGAAGAGGTAACATACTTCTGACGTCACGACGTGGTACCCATGCGTTATTTCCTCCAGCGTCTAGTCTTCCACGATAAGGTTCATGATCAGGCCAGTTTGTTGACGAACTAATATCACTGTTTGGTATTTTTCCATTCGTAAGTCCAAGTGGACAAACGGCCACTGAATGTAAAATCGTGTACAAGTAACACGCAGGATAGATATTCAAACTTACCAAAACGTAGCTTATATATGGATAGGTATGTACGGATATAGGTACCTCTGTCGATGTTGTTATAAAACGTTGTCCACTGAAAATTCATGTTTCTAAAATTTCCtttaaaatattcaattttttatataaaaagttataaaccagcctaaaaacttttattacttcACAATTGTCAATACAGTGCAAGTAATTGCAAAGGTTAGGATAGTATATATGGATAGGTTTAGATTCCCCGCAAGAATTCAAAACATGCGTAGTAAACTTTGTCGCAACTCGCATGTTACCAAGATTTATCTTCCAATGCTCACTTGATCCAGAATTTACAATATATGCTTCTAGGCCTACTCTATCTATGTAGCAAGATTTCGGTGTCGACTTCCTTTTAATattattcaattttaattcaCACGTTCGTGTTtgaaagtaggcctataggcagggttgccatcagtctcaactcaaaaataaggacgactagaaaacgaacgaggaataccaccttaaaccgtgtacaacaagagaaagcaaccaatgttcctaaaaaaaaaaaaacaagacactatctgcatgttaataattttggtatctctttggtacaaaatggtatcgtaaggtgacaaaatgcccaaaataaggacaaaagtgcccactttcgccctaaaaataaggacgaaagtgaaaataaggacatttcttagaaataagaacaaatatattttctaagacacggacctttaaaataaggacaaatcttataaataaggacggtatggcaaccctgcctataggcTATAATGATTAACGTTCCGCGTCCATATCAACTCTTGATCTTGCGTACAACTTGACAGTGTCACAGtatcaataacaatattattaACAATAAGCTTACTTTCCAAAGTtcgaatttttaatttaagattttCAACTTCGCTCAAATCACATTGGCAAGTTCCAGGAGGACCGGGCAGTCCTGTTGTTCCTTGAGGTCCAGAAGCACCTTGCGGACCTCGTTTTCCATCTCTACCCCGCATTTCAAGGGATTCTGAAGAGGGAACAGCTTGTTGTGGAAGATTCAAACAAACTTGATTATTTTGGGCATCCACGGTTATCATCGTTAAGGGGACTATGAACGATAATAGCCGGCAATAGCGGATAATAGACAAAATAAGCGGCATTTCAGATGTAAAACTTAactttttaacagtttttttttacagttATATCGCTATTTTACCCTTGCATagactaaaataaaacaacataaattgGTCAAAATACTAGAcaacagtttaaaatttaagcctataatgcttttaaaatttaattaaactatTGCCATCAAATGTATAGGCTCATAACATAAAATACTTTGTAACTGTATAGGCTATAACTAAAATACGATTTTAGTATGAAAAAATACATCAAACTTGGCAGCACGCAGCGACACACTTTTGCGACTAGACTGAGCATTGCATGCAGCTTTATTATCATTGCATTGCATGTTTCTGTTTCCTCCATCGTAGGTATGGAATAAAACCTCACCTTTCTTGCTATTTTATGGTGTACAACAATGCTGGTCTTAGTGTTCTCTTTTATTTACAGTAGATACAGTAGTATACTTTGCCCAATGATACATAGGCTATATGGATGAAACTGCTAACCATTCTGTTAAGCctatcaaaaattaaatttcgcGAAAACATGATTAAGGCTGATAGCTTTGGATTTTCACAAACACAACTCACTTGAGACTTGACTGGCGAAAGTCGTTCTGAAATTTAATAACTCTTTGGTGTTGAGAAATGGAAAAATGAACGATGATTTGAAGATTGTTCCAACCCTTTAAGCACTCAAGTGTTTGGAAAGATTTCTCTTCTGCGCTCTGAACAACGAGCTGTGACAAGAAAGCGGGTTGAATGCTTTCTCTTTTGCTGGTAACCTATAAGCACttaaacgtcaatgttttattAGAATGGCGGATTTCTGGTGCTATGATTTTATGAAATCGGCCGATTAATTGATGGTATATACACCTAAGCTACCTAAGTtatatgtagcctatagcTATATATTCATTGGCAATGGTAGGTGGCAATGATAATCTTCCGAAAATTGACGACTTTTAGTAAGTGTGTTTTTATTTAGCACACTCTTCCAAATATAGAATTAAACAGTGAACAATATGACTTATTTAATCTGTAAACGGTCATATAACATAAatatcctaaaacaaaaaaataaatttcgctattttgattgaaattaaacTTTGTATACGAGTAACATTTCTGctatatgacgtcacacacaAACGTCaaatatgatgacgtcatattgcaAGTTGTCAGTAATAGCATACGTCATTCGTTTTAAATGTTCTTCCCTGATTTGGAAACAGTTGAAGTACAGAAAGCACATTTTTGATGTGCGTAGGACCTCAGTATGATGTCATACATAAACGTAATAAACGATGACGTCAAATTGTGGCTTGTCACACATCAGACAATTATTCAAACGTTATAACAGAAATCCAACGGGTTTACAACGGTCAGAAAAAGCGGGCTCGGAAATctataaaacataaaacaggACGTCACTAATACGTCACAAAAGCAAACTCGTAGTTGGGTCCATATCAAATTTTGAAGCTAATGTCCATGGGATTATCTTTGCAAAATTTCGAGTTAGTAGGCTTATCATAGTGCGAACAAATATGTCGCTTGTTTCCCTCACTACTACGGACCCGTATGGGGCGGCAAAATGGAGCAAATTTGTTAACATTTCAAACATATGTTGTTGACAGAAAcggtgtttttgttttggggATGGCTTGATTTTTGGGTAAAAAACGACTTTACTTGGCTCGAGTCATGTCATTTTGTTGACTTGTTTACAACTCTGTTTACTGGTATGAACGAACGAAGTCAAAGAGGGTCGGTAAACAGCATACAGATGACAGTATGCAAACATGACGTGGTTGAGCTTCAGTTGCACCAGCGTATGCCAATAAatccagaggtgggcagtaccgtgATACATTAGTACCGTCGAATTACGGTACCACTGTACTCTTTAAGAAAGTACTGAATCCCTATatggaattacttttttcaagaaatttaagtcggtcccggtactgtTAAAACGATTACTTCAAGATTTTGTGAAG includes the following:
- the LOC143459521 gene encoding uncharacterized protein LOC143459521 isoform X2 → MSENKCSPGKENVSPLAAANSGVPERHSPISRILLNRQKEDVYESNGSPLPSPATQVFEYSVVHQKNLQRMETLSRENAALSTELTSEQELRFKLQRLNEEQILEISRLKQDLDKTKKEQKKAQNEFDLTLEDKQVHWEKKLSELQEINNKMKRSFEDIQINLEIEKKTVQDFEKTFERFEKERELSKTKLKKLELDVSELQQNCSNQEKVLLLNEEKLISFARKERQWLDEQDILQNALNDAESRCRKPMIDLQPSVQGESMSVATEFEVRALNEKIAHLKKVWLSPGSAEDLRRELKDEKDAHSQLMRSHSDLKKAAQVMNEEKSLWQQKLRKSKLEAESSENHLYEKIAHLKKVWLSPGSAEDLRRELKDEKDAHSQLMRSHSDLKKAAQVMNEEKSLWQQKLRKSKLEAESSENHLYEKIAHLKKVWLSPGSAEDLRRELKDEKDAHSQLMKSHSDLKKAAQVMNEEKFLWQQKLRKSKLEAESSEDEIKRLDQELKSHQAKYRELSLRSHQLFFSPGTPILRRKSQESFKSPHQKYDSLLNDSLDLAIAKRSPIKKNQFHTLLDDGCPLRGDINDNIGLSRNYLSMETSLLNENNIARRLPLLEEPDYPNTSCSLHRIAELQGRNAKQLPHLKSSYPIETQGKTPRRCDEAIRVGNADTILQRINQLNTSAQSTSAGLSQDLPGYRPSGRQALTRGRTKRKIEASENFSQVKLNPLKITKPSLVFEIPVTPPPAKKIKEENKLPESNIPSRSGQKMTIKKRTPSLMDRVRKPLGKLRLRK
- the LOC143459521 gene encoding uncharacterized protein LOC143459521 isoform X3, whose translation is MSENKCSPGKENVSPLAAANSGVPERHSPISRILLNRQKEDVYESNGSPLPSPATQVFEYSVVHQKNLQRMETLSRENAALSTELTSEQELRFKLQRLNEEQILEISRLKQDLDKTKKEQKKAQNEFDLTLEDKQVHWEKKLSELQEINNKMKRSFEDIQINLEIEKKTVQDFEKTFERFEKERELSKTKLKKLELDVSELQQNCSNQEKVLLLNEEKLISFARKERQWLDEQDILQNALNDAESRCRKPMIDLQPSVQGESMSVATEFEVRALNEKIAHLKKVWLSPGSAEDLRRELKDEKDAHSQLMRSHSDLKKAAQVMNEEKSLWQQKLRKSKLEAESSENHLYEKIAHLKKVWLSPGSAEDLRRELKDEKDAHSQLMRSHSDLKKAAQVMNEEKSLWQQKLRKSKLEAESSENHLYEKIAHLKKVWLSPGSAEDLRRELKDEKDAHSQLMKSHSDLKKAAQVMNEEKFLWQQKLRKSKLEAESSEDEIKRLDQELKSHQAKYRELSLRSHQLFFSPGTPILRRKSQESFKSPHQKYDSLLNDSLDLAIAKRSPIKKNQFHTLLDDGCPLRGDINDNIGLSRNYLSMETSLLNENNIARNAGNVVSDSIIFDDSAIVDSGSYDLRIQPTARPSLLGLPLLEEPDYPNTSCSLHRIAELQGRNAKQLPHLKSSYPIETQGKTPRRCDEAIRVGNADTILQRINQLNTSAQSTSAGLSQDLPGYRPSGRQALTRGRTKRKIEASENFSQVKSTSNNVVCCVIIACEK
- the LOC143459521 gene encoding uncharacterized protein LOC143459521 isoform X1 — encoded protein: MSENKCSPGKENVSPLAAANSGVPERHSPISRILLNRQKEDVYESNGSPLPSPATQVFEYSVVHQKNLQRMETLSRENAALSTELTSEQELRFKLQRLNEEQILEISRLKQDLDKTKKEQKKAQNEFDLTLEDKQVHWEKKLSELQEINNKMKRSFEDIQINLEIEKKTVQDFEKTFERFEKERELSKTKLKKLELDVSELQQNCSNQEKVLLLNEEKLISFARKERQWLDEQDILQNALNDAESRCRKPMIDLQPSVQGESMSVATEFEVRALNEKIAHLKKVWLSPGSAEDLRRELKDEKDAHSQLMRSHSDLKKAAQVMNEEKSLWQQKLRKSKLEAESSENHLYEKIAHLKKVWLSPGSAEDLRRELKDEKDAHSQLMRSHSDLKKAAQVMNEEKSLWQQKLRKSKLEAESSENHLYEKIAHLKKVWLSPGSAEDLRRELKDEKDAHSQLMKSHSDLKKAAQVMNEEKFLWQQKLRKSKLEAESSEDEIKRLDQELKSHQAKYRELSLRSHQLFFSPGTPILRRKSQESFKSPHQKYDSLLNDSLDLAIAKRSPIKKNQFHTLLDDGCPLRGDINDNIGLSRNYLSMETSLLNENNIARNAGNVVSDSIIFDDSAIVDSGSYDLRIQPTARPSLLGLPLLEEPDYPNTSCSLHRIAELQGRNAKQLPHLKSSYPIETQGKTPRRCDEAIRVGNADTILQRINQLNTSAQSTSAGLSQDLPGYRPSGRQALTRGRTKRKIEASENFSQVKLNPLKITKPSLVFEIPVTPPPAKKIKEENKLPESNIPSRSGQKMTIKKRTPSLMDRVRKPLGKLRLRK
- the LOC143460513 gene encoding retinoschisin-like; the encoded protein is MPLILSIIRYCRLLSFIVPLTMITVDAQNNQVCLNLPQQAVPSSESLEMRGRDGKRGPQGASGPQGTTGLPGPPGTCQCDLSEVENLKLKIRTLERNFRNMNFQWTTFYNNIDRVAVCPLGLTNGKIPNSDISSSTNWPDHEPYRGRLDAGGNNAWVPRRDVRNHPGQWIQVDLKMPTYLTAVVTQGRPNYDEWLTSFKISYGNSTNALRIVKDRNGNDLIFRGNSDRNTHVINDFPIGIFARYIRLITHTYHQQTSLRLEYLTC